The DNA region CAGCAGCCCCACCTTGAGCCCTGCGGCTCTCAGCTGCATTACCGCTTCGCGGCATATCCTGGCCGACGTGCCGAACGCCACCACCAGGGCCTCCGCGTCTTCAATCTGGAAGGTATCCCAGCGCTGCTCTTCGGCCGTTATCTTCTCGTACTTCGCCTGCTCTCGCAGGCATATCGGCTCGAGCAGCTCTGGAGTAAGGCCCCAGCACTGCACGATGTTCCGCTTCGCACCCGGACCACGCCTGCCGGTCCCGGTTGTCGCCCAGGGCTTTTCTGTCCTCACAGGTGAGGGCTCCTTGAAAACCACTCGCTCCATCGTCTGGCCGATGATCCCGTCGCCCAGCAGTATTACGGGGAGCCGCCACCTGTCGGCGAGGTCAAACGCCTCCATCATGAGGTCGGCCGCCTCCTGAACCGATGCGGGGCCGAGCACTATGGGATGGTAATCCCCGTGGCCGCCGCCCTTCGTCGCCTGGAAGTAATCACCCTGGCTGGGGCCGAGTCCCCCGAGACCCGGGCCGGCGCGCTGGATGTTGACGACGACGCAGGGGAGTTCAGCCCCCGTGATATACGACAGCCCTTCCTGCTTGAGGCTTATCCCGGGGCCCGACGACGCGGTCATCACGCGGGCTCCGGACCCTGCCGCGCCGTAGACCATGTTGATGGCCGCGACTTCGCTCTCAGCCTGCAGGAACGTCCCCCCGACCTCAGGCATGCGCCGCGCGAGGTACTCGGCCAGCTCGCTCGACGGCGTAATGGGATACCCGAAGAACAGCCTGCACCCGGCCCTGATGGCAGCCTCGGCTATGGCCTCGTTGCCCTTCATGAAATACTGGTTTTCCACAGCCTATCCTCCTTAACGCCGGCGGCGCTAGCGCCAGACCGATATCGCGACGTCGGGGCATACGAGCGCGCACATGGCGCAACCCGTGCACTTATCCGGTTCCGCTACGGCCGCAGGGTAGTATCCCTTGCCGTTCGCGGCACGCGACTTGCCCAGGCACTTCCTGGGGCAAGCGACAACGCACAACTCGCATCCCTTACACGTCTCTACTGCAATCTCAACCCTGGCCAAGAAAGCTCCTCCTTCCTGCTCCACCCCCCGCGGGGCTACTGTTTACTTCCGGACGAGAGGATGACGGCCAGCGCGAGCGACGCGGCCTTGTTCTCGGGCGTGTCCGCCCTCGAGTTCATCACGACCGGCTTCCGCGCCCCCACGACGATGCCCGCCATGATCGCGCGGCCGAAATAAAGCATGCTCTTGCCGAGTATGTTCCCTGATTCAAGGTCCGGCGCGACCAGCACGTCCGCGCGCCCCGCCACCTCACCGGTGACGCCTTTCTGCGCGGCGGCCTCCGCGCTCACCGCAACGTCGAGGGCCAGCGGCCCATCCACGAAGGCCCCCTTGATCTGCCCCCTGTCCGCCATTTTGGCGATAGCCGCCGCATCCGTGGTCGCCTGCATCTCGGGGTTGACGACCTCGACCGCCGCGAGAATGGCAGCCCTGGGCTTCTGATAGCCCAGACCCCTCGCCATGTCAATGGCGTTCTGCACGATCTCCACCTTCGTCTTGAGGTCGGGCGAAACGTTGATGCCCGCGTCGGTCACGAACACCATCCGGTCGAACTCCGGCACGTCCATGGCTGCCACGTGGCTCAAGATCCGCCCCGTCCGAAGGCCTGTCTCGGGGTGAAGCACGGCTTTCATGAAGTCGGCGGTCTTGACCTGGCCCTTCATGAGGATGTGCGCCTTCCCGCTCGACACCAGCGAGGTCGCCATCTGGGCCGCCGCCGCGGGCGTCGGGGCATCCACGACCTCCATGCCGCGCAGGCTCAACCCGCCCTCGACAGCGAGATTTTCGATCTTCGCGACCTGCCCGAACAGTGTGGCTTCAACGCCGAACTCCTCGCGGCACACCCTCACGGCGAGGATGGTGTCGTCATCCTCGGCACCGGCGACAGCGAGCCGCAGCGGCTCTCTGCTGAGGATCTCCCGGGCCTGCCTGGCGTACGACTCGAATCTCCTGAGGTTCAAACCCACGGACGTCCCCTCCCCATCAGCCTGACATACACTCATGGCCGCGTCCAGAAGCTCCGGCTATCGCGTTCAGTGGGGCTGCACAAGACCGCCGGTTGGGTGGCGCTCTCAAACGCAGCCGCGCGTGGCGCAGTCTAGATCCAACACAGAATTCAGCAACCATTGGGGAAGATCCTTCAGGCAAAGGGGTGACTTGCCGTCAAATGTGGTTGGCCGACCCGCGAGTTCGGTCTGCTGTTACTCCCCGTGCGGGACCTGCCCACCGGCGATGGCTTTCAGCAGAGCGTCCTTTGCCTCACCCACAGTGAGGGGTACGCCGATATCCACCCCGGCGGCCTGCAGCCGGCTGAACAGGTCCACCAGCACCGGCAGTTGAAGGTTGGCCTCGGTCAGGACGTCCGGCCTCGAGAATATCTCGCGGGGCGTGCCGCGGGCCGCTATCCTGCCGCCGGCGATAACGTAGATGGTGTCCGCGAGCAGTGGGACACTGTCCACGTCGTGAGTAGTCATGATCACTGTAGTCCCCAGCCTGGAGTTGAACGAGTGCAACAGCGCCAGGATATCCCGGCGTGAGCGGGAGTCGAGCCCATCGAAGGGCTCGTCCAGTACGAGAATGTCCGGCTTCAGCACCATGGCCCCCGCGAGAGCGACCTTTTTCTTCTCACCGCCGCTGAGGTAGTGGGGGACCTTCTTGCTCAGGTGTCCGATGCCCACCGCATCGGTGATGGAGTCCACCATACCTCTTACCTCGGACACAGGAACTCCCTGGTTGCGCGGGCCGAACGCGACGTCGTCCCAGACCGTCGGCCCGATTATCTGCTCGTCGACGTCCTGGAGCACCACCCCGATGCGGCTCCGGATCCTGGCGAAATCCCGCGCGGGGTTGACGCCCAGCACCGTCACCTCACCCTCGACCGGCTTCAGCAGGCCGGTGATATGCATGAGGAGCGTGGTCTTACCCGACCCGTTGGGACCGAGCACAACCACGCGTTCACTCTTGCGCACGACGAAGTCCAGCCCGCACAGCCGGACCTCGGTCCGGTCGGGGTAGACGTGAGTCAGGCACCGTATCGACACTATTTCGTCCATCGCACATCCCGTTCCCGCCTGAATGGCTCCATACCTACCAGGCCCCCGCCCACTCACAGCGTCCTTGCCAGGCAGAGCAGCGCGAGTCCCACAATCACGGGCAACGCGTCGTACCGCGTGAGGCCGGCGACGTCACCGCGCCGCCTGTCACTCGAACTCCTGATGCCCGTGGCGTAGCCGCGCAGCACGAGTACCCTGTACGTCCTCTCGCTCAGGTCTATCGAGCGGATGAGCGCCGTGCCCAGCGCCGCCCCTATCGCCGACGGGCTGCGGGCCCCCTTCAACCTGAGCACCCTGCCCACGGCAGCCAGGCGGCCTGCCAGCAGGAAGAACGACCTGTACGTCATGTAGACTGAATCCGCCAGGATCCCCGGCAGGACGCGCTCAAGCACGGAGTGCAGGCTCACGAACGTGGTCGTCCCCAGGAGGACGATCAACGCCGCGGCTGCGGAAACAGACCGGAGGACTCCCAGCACGGGGTCGCCGGTGGAGAACACCCATCCGAAGAAAGCCGGGTAGAGCAGCAGGTGGCCCATCCGCCCCGCCGGTATCCCCGCGGCCGCAGCGAGGCCCGCTACCGCGGCGAATACAGCGGTAGCAGATCTCACGCCGGTCGAGAGGATAGCCGCCGCGACGCAAAGCGCCGCCATGGCGATCTTCGAGGTCGTCGACGCCCTGTGGATCACCGAATTGCCGCTCGATGACAGGTAGTCCAGGTACGCTATGTCCATCAGGTCATCTCACCGCCGGTTCCCTCCGGCAGTCTCCGGGACTCAGCCCGCTCCGCGGTCGATCAGGTCGGGCCTCACCTTAACGAGGAACGCCAGGGTCACGGCCACGACGACCGACTCGAGAGCCGCGCCCGCCAGCCCGACTGGCAGGATGAGCGTCGCCCCCTCGCGCACCCTGTTCAGAAATCCCTCTTCCCCGTGCTCTTCGCCTTCGTGACCCGCGGCAGCGGTCTCGTGGGCGGCGTCGTGGACCTCTTCCCCTTCTTCGTGCCGGTGAGCGAGCTCGTGCGGGTCGAGTCCCGCCGCCGAGACGACACCCAACACAAGGCTTACCGATATCGCGACCGCCACCACGGTGGCGACCACAGCGGAGGGCGTCACGCCCAATCTCCGTCGGAGCAGGGAGAACACCGCCCAGCCAACGGCCGCTTCCGCGCCGAGGACGAGCGAGTTGATTCCGATGACCGTGACCCCGCCGTGGCCAATCAGGGCGAGCAGCAGGTTGACCACGAATGCGCACACCAGGGCGAGCGCGGGGCCCAGGATCACGCCCGCCAGCACCCCGAGGTTGAGGTGTACTGGGAGCGGCCCGAGCGGCATGGACATCGCCACGAGCATGAACGCCCCCATGATCCCGATGATCGCGACCTTCTTGCGTACGTCTTGCTTCCTCAACGACCACAGCGAAACCGACAGCGCCGCGGCCAGCAGCAGGAAGCCGCCGAACGCCATCCACATGGGAATGGAACCGTCGGGGAAATGAAGGTGGCTCACTTCCCGTCCTCCTCCACGAGTTCCTCGTTTCCGCAGCCTGCACAATACCCGAATGCCTCAAAACGGTGGCTCACCAGTCTGAACCGCACGGATGCCAGGGCCTGCTCGTCGAGGTGCACCGGGCATCCCGCGATCTCCTCCACCCGGCCGCAGCCGAGGCAGATCAGGTGATGGTGGTGCGACGCGTTGGCCTCGAACCTCGTCGGCTCCCCGCAGACCTCCACCTTGCCGATGAGCCCTTCCCCGGCCATCAGGCCGAGGTTCCGGTAAACGGTGGCCAGGTTTGTACCCTCGCACCTCTTGCGGACGCGCTGGTACACCTGCTCCGCGGTAAGGTGCTTCGAGGTCCCCACCAGCACCTCGAGGATCGCCCTCCGCTGCCGCGTCAGCTTGTAGCCCATGTCCGCGAGTTCGCGGGTCCTTTCAGTCCCACCCATGATATCACCGCCGCGGGCTTATTTGCAGATACGAATCGTTTGCATTTATATTATAGAACCCCTGGTGGGAAAATGCTAACGATCTTGCCGGCCGTCAGCCTGGCGCGAGCGCGGTCCCGGGGCGCACGAATCGATCGCCCTCCGTGTCACTGTCCCCTGTATCAGTACCCCAGGTCTCGCTGTATGGCCCGCATCGCCTCCGCGGACCGGCGGAGGCCCTCCACCTCCCCCGCGGAAAGGGGTAGTTCGAGCGCGGTGGCGACGCCCGTCCTGTTCACGATGGACGGCAGGCTCAGGCATACTCCGGAGATCCCGTGCTGGCCGGTCAGCATCGTGGACACGGTCAGGACCGAGTGCTCGTCCCTGAGCACGCTTTCGATGATCCTCCTCAGGGCGAAGGCGATCGCCCAGTACGTGGCGCCTTTCATATCAATAATGTGGTAAGCCGATTCCCTGACGTTTCTGGCGATGTTCTCGCGGTCGACGTTGTCGCAACCCCTCGGGCAGGCGGGGCAGAACTCATCCAGGCGGGCGCCGGCTATGTTCGTGAGGCTCCACGCGGGGACCTCGGTGTCACCGTGCTCGCCGATTACGTAGGCGTGCACGTTGCGCGGGTCGACCCCGCAGTGGCCGCTCAGGAGGTAGCGGAACCGGGAAGAGTCCAGTACGGTGCCCGAACCCATTACGCGTGAGGGATCGCGCGTGGTGGTCAGGGCGGCAACGTGGGTCAACACGTCCACCGGGTTCGTCACCACGATCACCACCGCCTCGGGGGGCGCATGCCTGTCGATCTCCGACATGACCTCGCGCAGCACCGCGGCATTATCGCGCGACAGGTCCACGCGGGTCTCCCCTGGTTTCTGGTTCCGGCCGGCGGTGACGACTATGACGTCAGAACCCGAACAGCCCGAAATATCAGCCGAGTACACCCTTACCGGGCGGACGAATGACGCCCCATGCGCGAGGTCGAGAGCCTGACCCTCCGCCCTGTCGGCGTTCTTGTCTATAAGGCAGATTTCCGACAGCAGCCCGCTCTCCATAAGCGCGAATGCAGTGGCTGAACCTACCAGCCCAACGCCCACGATCGACACCTTCGCAGCCCCGTTCATTCAGACCCCCCAATCCATCGCACTCTCAACCAGATCATTCCCATTCTGAGCAGCGCCGATGCCGCGGCCGGATGCTGCCTTATGGTAACACTTGACGCCGACGCGCCATAGAATGTTGATGACGCACACGCTGCGCGCTGCTCGAATAGGAGGTGGGGGAGGCAGTGAGCATTAAGGAGCTATCCCTTGAACCCAGGGACGTTTCCCTTATCAAGGCACTCAGGCCGTTCAGCGGCCCGTTCGGACAGAAGCTGATCGATACGATCCTCGACATGAGCGCAATGCAGAGCGAGGGGAAAGACGTTCAGGTCCTGAGCCCCGTCTGGTTCTCCATCAAGCTCCAGGAAGTCGCCCAAAACGCGTTTTCCCTGTTCCTCATACTCATTTTGTTGCTCCTATCCACAGGCGGCTGGCCGGCTGACCCGCCGGCCGACGGGACACCCAAATCCAGGTTCTTCTGACGGCTATCGCGGGGAAAGGGGCTGGGCAATAGATGGGCTTCACCGAAGGTAGTCTTCCCGAGGGGAAGATCTCCGCGGAGATCATGTCGGTACTTCCGCGGGTATGTGAGCGCCTGCCCGTTATAATCGAGCTTTCGTCCGATGCGGTCGCCCTTGACGCCATACCCGCCAAGCTGGAGGGTTTCGAGTTCAAGTGCGACCTCGCGATAATCAATGCGATCGCCGGTACCATATCGCCAGACCAGATACAATCGCTGGCGGCGAAGCCTTCAGTGTACAAGGTGTATCCCGACAAGATGGTCCAGGCATGCCTCAACGTGGCCACGCCCGCGCTACGGGCCCACCTGATCCAGCAGCGCGGGACCACCGGCAAGAGCGTCACCGCGGCCGTCGTCGATACGGGGGTTCACCCCCATCCCGACCTCACGCGCCCCGAGAACAGGCTGGTGGCGTTCGCCGATTTCGTCGGCAAGAAAGGGTCCCCCTACGATGACAACGGTCACGGGACTCACGTCGCCGGCGAGATCGCGGGCAACGGCTACTCGTCGAACGGCAGATACAAGGGGATCGCTCCCGAGGCCAGGATAGCCGGAGTCAAGGTGCTCGACCAGAACGGAAAGGGACAGACGTCCACTGTGATCCAGGGTCTGGATTGGTGCCTCAAGAACAGGAGCAGGCACAACATCAGGGTCGTGAACCTCTCCATGGGGTCGCCCGCCGGCTCACCTCCCCACGAGGACCCCCTGTGCAAGGCGGTCGAGAGGCTGTGGGACGCGGGGATAGTGGTACTCGTCGCGGCCGGCAACGACGGGCCGGCGGACAAGACCATCCTGAGCCCCGGAAACGACCCCAAGGTGATAACGATCGGGGCTATGGACGACAAGAGGACGGTCGAGCGGAAGGACGACGCGATCGCCGATTTCTCCGCCAGGGGTCCAACGGCGGAGGGGCTGGCCAAACCCGACATTCTCGCCCCCGGTGTGGGGATCACCTCGCTCAAGGTGCCAAAGGGATCGCCGGGATTCAGGCTCCGCGGTTCCAGCAGGACTTACCAGGCGCTATCGGGGACCTCGATGGCCACATCCCTGGCGGCGGGCGTCGCAGTGTTGATGCTGGACCACGAACCCGGCCTCACACCGGACGAAGTGAAACAGCGGATGATGTCGTCTGCCGAAAACCGTGGTTACGATGCGAACGTCCAGGGGCGCGGTTACATCGACGCCAACAAGGCGGTAAGACCCTAGGTTAGGGCCGGACGATGACCGCGCAAGAATAGCAAGGAGGGGATTGCGTGTGTCTTCACCGTTGTTCAGGATATCCATGCCGACCGGACTGACTCAGAAGAGCGCAGCGCCAGACCCTTGGGCGGGGTACCAGTTCTGGGTTTGGCCCTACGGCTGGAGGAAGACCCAGGCCAACGTGACCGTTGCCACCCCTCGGCACAGGATCGACCCACCGGCGCCCGCGACTTCCGCCCCGGCGCCTCATGCTCCTCCTGCGCCCACACCACCCCCTTCAGCCCCGGCGACCCCAACCTCGCCGGAGCGACCGGTCGAGAACGGGGCAGGGCATTTGTTTGAGCCGCCAATTCCTCCCCCGATGGGGGCGGGCGAAACCCCCGCGCAGGAAGTGCGCGCCAATCACGGTTCTCTCGTGTGGAAGATCCCGTCCAGGGGCAAGGGGGGTCACGATTGAAAACGCGACCGGGAGTTCAACAACAGGGTTCTCCCGCCGGGGCGTGGCCGGACCCGTACATGACCAGGGCAAACAAGATGCTGGTATACAGCAACCCTCACAACCAGCGGGTGGCCCCGGCGTGGCACAACAACAACGTGGTGCATTTCCTCGACCTGGGGGAAGTGGCCGTCGATCCAGGTGGAGCTGCCCTCAATCCGCTGTACTTCGTGATTACCGGTTTCGACCACGCGGGGACGCCCGTCCTGGTGCAAGGCCAGTACTGCATAGTCAGCCGCCTCCCCGGGGAGCCGGGCTACTCGCAGTTCTGCCGGGTGTGCTTCCTCGAGGCGCCCGCCATCTACATGCCCAACACCGTCAGGTCCGAGGAAGACGCAAAGGCGAGCGGCTACCCGATCCTCGAGACGGACATGGTCCTGTGCGCGCCGGTACTCTAGTTCCCCGTAGCTCCGGCCCATCAGGCGGGCCGGCGGAGGTGGTCCGGTGGTTTTCGCGACGAGGTACCTCAGGTTGATGGACCCGCCCATGGTCGGGCCCGACGTCAGCCTCACCCAGGGGAGACTGAAAGCCCTCGGCATATACGAGGGAGAGATTAACGGGGTATTCGACGAGGCCACGGCCGAGGCCGTAAGGCGTTTCCAGCAACGGAACGGCCTGCGCGTTGACGGGATCGTGGGGCCGGACACGTACAACGCCCTCCAGCTCGGGGAGGCCATCGATGTGTGGCAGTCACCGCGCACCGGACCGCGCATCTCGATAGACCTGGTGCGGCGCCGGCTTTTCCTTTATCGCGCAGGGGTGCTGCTGGAGACGTTCCCCGTCGCCATCGGGAAGCCGTCCACTCCGACTCCGCCTGGCAACTGGGTGATCGTTGATAAACAGGAGAACCCCGGAGGGGCGTTCGGCGCAAGGTGGATGCGGCTGAGCACGCGGTGGGGTGGGTACGGGATCCATGGCACGGACACCCCCGAGTCGATAGGCAGGGCGGTCAGCCACGGCTGCGTGCGCATGCTGAACGAGAACGTCATTACCGTGTACAATCAGGCGCCCCTCGGGACCAACGTCAAGATACAGGGCGAGGCCATGACCGGCCGCATCCTCAGGATCGGCGTGGAGCCGGCCGACGACGTCCGCCTGGTCCAGGAGAGGCTCAAAGCCCTCGGATACTATCGCGGGGACGTGGACGGATTCTACGGCCCGCTCACGGCGGGGGCCGTGATGGCGTTCCAGCGCGACCGCGGGCTCGACCCCGACGGCATAGTCGGGCCGGCCACGTACGAGGAACTCGAGCTCGCCTGGGACCAGGCGACCGGCGACAGGAGGCCGTAAGCCAACGGCCCGCGGCGGTCTCTCCGGACTGGCGTGTGGCGGCTATCTGCGGCCTGCAGCAGCGGCTTCCCGGCGGCACACCAACGGCGTGTGCCGCCCTGATTTTGCCCGGCATAAGATCTACGGGAGGTAGAGGGGGATGGGTGATGGCTTCGCGGATATGATGCAGCAGTTCCAGGAGATACGGGCCGAGATGGAGAGGGTCAGGGAGGCGTTACGCGCCAAGACCATAGACGCCTCTTCGGGGCCCGTCAAGGTCACTATCAACGGGCACCAGGAGATTGTATCGGTATCGCTGACTCCCGAGTTCGCTCAGGACCCCCGCAGGCTGGAGGAATCCATCAAAGCGGCGGTAAACGACGCCATAATGAAGTCCCAGAACATGGTGGCCCGCGAAGTCGGCAGATTCATGGGGCCGGGATCAGTATTCGGGTGGACGGGGGGTATGTAGAGTGGCTGACGGGGACGGCACCCTCATCGGGAGTCTCTCGAAGTTGATGGAAACGCCCGCGGGGCAGGGTATGGATTCGACTTCGTTCCTGTGCATGCTGGGCCTTCTAAACGTGCAGACGATCATGACGGTCGTCCAGAAGGCCACCGAAGAGCAGACGGTGGTTTCGGAGGCTGTCAAGAAGTCGGGGCCTGACGCCCAGTCGCTGGCGCAGGCGCTATCGGGGCTGCTCGCCGGCCAGGCGGGGCAGGGAGGTCAGGGGGGCCAGAAGATAAACCCCGCAACCCTCCTCAGCCTGGTAAACGTGCTGGCAAGCCAGATGGAGAAGGGCGGGGCCCCTAAACAGGAGCAGAAGGCGGAAGAACCGGCGCTCCCAGCCAGATTGGAGCACAGGGGTGAAGTCCGCAGGGGGCAGGGGGACCCGGGGGCCGACCAGAGGGATGCGAAGGCGGCAAGCCAGAAATAGCAGGCGGCGCCCCGGGGCGCGTCCGGCAGATGATGTGGCTGATGCTTCTCCCGTCCTTCGCCCGCGCCCCGCGACCGTGCATGTAGACAGGCTGGAGGGAACGGCACATGCCGTCTAAGATTCGCCTGGGCCGGCCGAGGGTCGGCCTGGCCCTGGGTGGGGGTGGCATGCGCGGGGCCGCGCATATAGGGGTCCTCAAGGTGCTTGAAGAGGAAAACGTGCGGATCGACTACATCGCGGGGACGAGCGTCGGGAGCATCGTCGCCGCGCTGTACGCCTGCGGGTACCGCGCCGCCGACCTGGTGGACCTGACCGTTTCCCTCAAGTCAGAGGATATCTTCGACTATACGTTCAGCTTCAGAAGAATTCTCGCCATGGCCGTGAAGGTGCTGTTCGACTACATGGCGGTCCCAACCGACTGGATGCCGAACCCGCCAATGGGCCTGATAAAGGGCAGGCATCTCGAGAATTGGGTGCATCAGATGACCGGCGGGAAGACGTTCCGCGACACGGAGATCCCGCTGGCGATTATCGCCGTCGACATCGACACTGGCCGCCAGGTGGTGTTCGCATCCAATTCCGCCACGAAGGCGCTGGGCAGGTGCTACCCGTCCGCGCTGATGGCCGAGGACGAACCGCTCTCGCTGGCGGTGCGGGCAAGCAGTGCGATCCCGATCATCTTCCTGCCCCGGAAATACGCCGGGATGAACCTGGTCGACGGGGCGCTCCTGAACAACGTGCCCGCCGACGCCCTCAAGGCCTGGGGGGCAGACGTCGTCATCGCCGTAGACCTGGAGTTCGCCAACCAGCGGGGCGCGCTCATCGACAACGCCGTCGAGGTGGTTATCCAGGCGATCGACATGATGGGCCAGGAGATCACCGACCTCAAGCTGGCCAAATACGCCGACGTCGTGGTGAGGCCGGACGTTTACGACGTCGGCCTCACCGACTTCCACCGGATCCCCGAACTCATACAACGTGGCGAACAGGCCACGCGCGAGGTCCTGCCCCAGATACGCCGGTTCATCCCCCCGTACGCTTAGCCGCCACCCGGGGTGTCCCACCCGGCCGCCCGGCCCCCGCCGCCTCCGGAAGGAAAAGCGCCCAAGCGATAGAAAAGCGGTAGAAAAGCCAATACGCCTCCTTCTCACGGAGGATAATAGAGCGTGTCCGGTCACAGGACGTCTTACGGGGGCGCTTATGGAGGGAACTCGGGCGGAAATATACCTGGATAATGCCGCAACCACGCGTGCGAGCGCCGAAGTCGCCGCGGAGGTTTCGCGCTGCCTTCTGGAGGCATACGGAAACCCCTCTTCCCTGCACCCGAAAGGAATCGAGGCTGAAGAGGTGGTGGACAGGGCCGCCCGCGCCGTGGCTTCGGCGCTCGGCGGGGGCAAGAGCAACATCGTATTCACGTCCGGAGGCACCGAGGCGAACAACCTCGCCATCTTCGGCGCGGTCTCCTGGCGCCGGCGGCCGGGAGCCAGGATAATCAGCAGTCGAATCGAGCACCCCTCGGTGTTCAACACGGTCAAGGAACTCGAGTCGCTGGGTTTTGAAGTCGTGTTCGCCGGTGTCGACCGCGACGGTGTTATAGACCTCGACGAGTTCCGGGGGCTACTTACGCCCGCCACGGTCCTGGTAAGCGTGATGCACGTCAACAACGAGACCGGCGCGGTGCAGCCACTGGACGCGATAGCGGCGGCGGTGCGCGCCTGTGACGGTAAACCCCTGCTGCACGTGGATGCCGTGCAGTCGCTCGGCCACGTCCCGTTCCGGCCCCAGGATTCAGGAGTCGACCTGGCCAGCGTCAGCGCGCATAAGGTGCACGGCCCCAAAGGGGTGGGCGCGCTCTGGATACGGGACGGCGTCCGGCTCCGGCCCATCATCTACGGGGGCGGACAGCAGCATTCCATCCGGAGCGGGACGGAGAACGTGCCGGGCATATCGGGGTTCGGGGTCGCTTGCTCGCAGATCGCCGCCGACCCGGGCTTCGCCGAGAGGGAGCTCGGGCCAATCCGCGAGACCCTGGCCAGGCGGATTGAATCCGAGATACCGGATGCCGCGCTGCTGAGCCCGCGCCACGGTGCGGCCCCACACATCCTGAACGTGGCGTTCCGCGGCGTCAAGGGCGAGGTCCTCGTGAGGATGCTGGGCTCCCGGGGCGTCCACGTCTCCACCGGCGCCGCGTGTTCCTCGCGCAAGGGCGAAACCAGCAGGGTGCTCGAGGCGATGGGAGTGCCCCGCGACCTCGCTGTGGGGTCGATAAGGCTGAGTCTCGGCAGGTACAACTCGCTCGCGGAGGTCGACACGGTCACCGGCCACTTGAAGGAGGTTGTGGCGGGACTCAGGGGGTTCCACAGGTAGAATGGAGAACGGAGTTATACTGCTGCGGTACGGCGAGATCGGCCTCAAGGGCCGGAACAGGTCCTTTTTCGAAGACACCCTCGTGAGAAACGTGTCCTCCTCGCTAGGGGACATCCCATCCCGGGTCACGAACGAATACGGCCGTGTAATCGCCCGCGTCCCCTGCGGAGAATCCCGCGCAGCCGTCGAACGCTTGAAGCGCGTGTTCGGCGTCGTGTCGTTGAGCCCCGCGGTGAGGGTACCCCTCAGCATAGAAGCGATCGAGGAGGCGGCGTACGACGCCCTCTCCGCCGCGGCGCGCCCGCCGTTCACGTTTAGAGTGAGTGCCAGCCGCGCCAACAAACGCTTCCCTCTCACCTCACCCGAGATAAACCGCGCGGTCGGGGCCTACATCCTGGACCGGTTCGACGGTGGGGCCTCGGTGGATCTACGAGACCCGACGGCCACCGCGTGGGTCGAAGTGCGCAGCGACGGGGCTTACGTATACTCGGAGGTGATACCCGGGCCCGGCGGCTTGCCGCTCGGTTCCAGCGGGAAGGGCCTGCTTCTCCTGTCGGGTGGCATCGACAGCCCCGTAGCAGGGTGGTACATGATGAAACGCGGCCTGCTCCTCGAGGCCCTGCATTTCTACAGCTTCCCA from Bacillota bacterium includes:
- a CDS encoding L-lactate dehydrogenase, yielding MNGAAKVSIVGVGLVGSATAFALMESGLLSEICLIDKNADRAEGQALDLAHGASFVRPVRVYSADISGCSGSDVIVVTAGRNQKPGETRVDLSRDNAAVLREVMSEIDRHAPPEAVVIVVTNPVDVLTHVAALTTTRDPSRVMGSGTVLDSSRFRYLLSGHCGVDPRNVHAYVIGEHGDTEVPAWSLTNIAGARLDEFCPACPRGCDNVDRENIARNVRESAYHIIDMKGATYWAIAFALRRIIESVLRDEHSVLTVSTMLTGQHGISGVCLSLPSIVNRTGVATALELPLSAGEVEGLRRSAEAMRAIQRDLGY
- a CDS encoding bifunctional enoyl-CoA hydratase/phosphate acetyltransferase; this encodes MSVCQADGEGTSVGLNLRRFESYARQAREILSREPLRLAVAGAEDDDTILAVRVCREEFGVEATLFGQVAKIENLAVEGGLSLRGMEVVDAPTPAAAAQMATSLVSSGKAHILMKGQVKTADFMKAVLHPETGLRTGRILSHVAAMDVPEFDRMVFVTDAGINVSPDLKTKVEIVQNAIDMARGLGYQKPRAAILAAVEVVNPEMQATTDAAAIAKMADRGQIKGAFVDGPLALDVAVSAEAAAQKGVTGEVAGRADVLVAPDLESGNILGKSMLYFGRAIMAGIVVGARKPVVMNSRADTPENKAASLALAVILSSGSKQ
- the vorB gene encoding 3-methyl-2-oxobutanoate dehydrogenase subunit VorB, with the translated sequence MKGNEAIAEAAIRAGCRLFFGYPITPSSELAEYLARRMPEVGGTFLQAESEVAAINMVYGAAGSGARVMTASSGPGISLKQEGLSYITGAELPCVVVNIQRAGPGLGGLGPSQGDYFQATKGGGHGDYHPIVLGPASVQEAADLMMEAFDLADRWRLPVILLGDGIIGQTMERVVFKEPSPVRTEKPWATTGTGRRGPGAKRNIVQCWGLTPELLEPICLREQAKYEKITAEEQRWDTFQIEDAEALVVAFGTSARICREAVMQLRAAGLKVGLLRPITLWPFPGKAFQSLPTSVRGVLAVELSMGQMVEDVRLAVNGRLPVRFFGRVGGFTPSPEDVAERVVALLDEIPAKKAQGVTA
- a CDS encoding 4Fe-4S binding protein produces the protein MARVEIAVETCKGCELCVVACPRKCLGKSRAANGKGYYPAAVAEPDKCTGCAMCALVCPDVAISVWR
- a CDS encoding transcriptional repressor, which encodes MGGTERTRELADMGYKLTRQRRAILEVLVGTSKHLTAEQVYQRVRKRCEGTNLATVYRNLGLMAGEGLIGKVEVCGEPTRFEANASHHHHLICLGCGRVEEIAGCPVHLDEQALASVRFRLVSHRFEAFGYCAGCGNEELVEEDGK
- a CDS encoding energy-coupling factor ABC transporter permease, which gives rise to MSHLHFPDGSIPMWMAFGGFLLLAAALSVSLWSLRKQDVRKKVAIIGIMGAFMLVAMSMPLGPLPVHLNLGVLAGVILGPALALVCAFVVNLLLALIGHGGVTVIGINSLVLGAEAAVGWAVFSLLRRRLGVTPSAVVATVVAVAISVSLVLGVVSAAGLDPHELAHRHEEGEEVHDAAHETAAAGHEGEEHGEEGFLNRVREGATLILPVGLAGAALESVVVAVTLAFLVKVRPDLIDRGAG
- a CDS encoding ATP-binding cassette domain-containing protein, whose translation is MDEIVSIRCLTHVYPDRTEVRLCGLDFVVRKSERVVVLGPNGSGKTTLLMHITGLLKPVEGEVTVLGVNPARDFARIRSRIGVVLQDVDEQIIGPTVWDDVAFGPRNQGVPVSEVRGMVDSITDAVGIGHLSKKVPHYLSGGEKKKVALAGAMVLKPDILVLDEPFDGLDSRSRRDILALLHSFNSRLGTTVIMTTHDVDSVPLLADTIYVIAGGRIAARGTPREIFSRPDVLTEANLQLPVLVDLFSRLQAAGVDIGVPLTVGEAKDALLKAIAGGQVPHGE